One Harpia harpyja isolate bHarHar1 chromosome 11, bHarHar1 primary haplotype, whole genome shotgun sequence genomic window, AACAGCAAAGCAGTTTTGCAGGGCAGTCTTTGAAGGTCAAGATTTGCTGAACTCTCAATGAGAAGTTTATGAAATCTGAATCATTTTAATTTAGCAAAAAATTCTTTAGAGGCAAAGTCATATTAATTAAATATAGCTATATGGACAGTTGAATCTGTCAAAGGACTAGTGCCATGAATAAATGAATGAGGAATACTTACTCCTGAAATAAGAAGTAATTGTTtattctacatttttatttatttctactgGTAGCTTGCATTTTTGTGACCTTCATCAAAAATGTTTACATGGCCTTGATGTATCGTGCAAGTTCCATCTGTTTTGTCCACATTTTCAGAATGAACACATCAACATAATTTTTATAAGTATTTATGTAGGACTAATTAGAATTTTCAGCTGACAAATCAGCATGATTAGACACACTACCCATATGGTGGGGTTTTGGTGTGTTGTCACATTCATGGAAAGAAGGCGGTGAAATGTTTGTTCGTTGCAGTTTGAAGTGGATTCTGTTTCCTATGTTTACTCTACATTATTATATTCCTCAGGATGCCTTTGGACATCCTGCCAGTGAGATGAGGATAGGGGAACTTCGTCCTTCCATGCCAGAGACTCCGTTGTACCCACCCAAACTTGTTCTTCTGGGTAAAGAGAAGAAAGGTACTAACTTGACTTACAACCTTTTAGATGAAAGCATATGTAATGTACACAGATAGACACATTACTTAAGATGTTCTACACTTCAGtctgattttaaaacatattacatGCATATTTGTGCACATGTATATATATCCATAGTatcaatttaaaaatgtatttttctggagTTTAGTTTTCAAATACCACGTCCTGAAAAcgtttgctgtgttttgttttcagaatcgACAGATGAGTCTGAAGCAGATAAGATCCATTGTCTGAATAACAGCGTTTCCTCAGGCACTTACTCAGACTATTCCCCTTCCCAGGCTTCCTCAGGGTCCTCCAACGCGCATGTTAAAATGGGGTCCTTGCAGACAACGGCTAAAGAAGCAGTGAATAACTCTTTGTGGGGAAACAGGTGTGATCGTCTTTCTTAACATAGCTTCTGGTTGCCTTTTGTTTTATGTTGTCATATGCATTCAAAGTGATCATATGCTATCTGTTAAggcattcaattaaaaaaatacaacatttttacCCCAGTTTTGCAGAGGTGTACATAGCTATTCAAAGCCCAGGCTGTGCAAAGTTGGCCACCCATTCATACTCTATAAATGTCTGTAATTGTACAGCTGGTTTTTCAGCTATGTGCTATAACCATGCATTAAAAGCGCCTAGTAATTGAGCTGCAATAATTCTGCTCTGCGTGGCcctgagctgcagctggctgTAGTTTAGCATAGATAGCAGAGTGTTATGTCTCTCATATTATTGCTGTCCTGAGCCTCACTCTGCCCTGGACCTCCAAGAACAACACAGTTCTTTTGAAAGTTGTAATTCACGCTAGCCATCAGCAACCTGAAAACACTCTTGTGCCATACCAGGAACACCCTGCCCTGTCTATTCCTGCCATAAGTCACCTAATGGAGTTCCATCCACAGGCTCTTCCCCATTAAAAAGAAGCTGGAGCCTGCTCACTGGAGATGCATAAAATCTTGGTGGTGAGAACATGCACAAACTGAATCtggtatttttgtttaaaaaaaaaccaatgtaACTGTAAAGAAGCTTCCCTTGCActcataaaatattatttttaaagcaggaaaatatGTTCAGCTGGATTTATATGAACATGACATTGAGCCGCCCTGGACTTTTGACTGACTCCTCAGTTTCTCTGTGTATGTACTTACAGAATCTGTACTCCAGTGCAAAAAACTGCTGCAGCCATTCACGCCAAACCAGTGGCACAAAGTGGACATCTCGTAGTACAATCCCCAAGGCGGAGTATAGATGGGAGAATATTAAATTGCTTTATAATTGTGTCTTTCTGATGACTGCTTTTGTGCTCTGATAGAGGGCATtttatcttgttttgttttggtttggttttgcaggCTGGCACAGTCATTTCCACAGCCCCTTGAAACAAAGCCATTGCTGAGCCAACGGGAATCCGCGCCGGTGGGGAACCTGCCACAGCGCACCGACAGGCGCCCGCTGAGCGAAACGTTTGCCGACAGCTGGAATGACAGCTCACACTACGATAACACAGGGTTCGTTGCGGAGGAGAGCACGGTGGAGAATCCTAGTGCTAACCCCCTCCTGAGCACGAAATCTAGAAGCACATCTGCACATGGACGCAGGCCGTTGATTAGACAAGACAGGATAGTTGGCATTCCTCTGGAGCTGGAGCAGCCGACGCTCAGAAACACACACGAATCTGAAGTGCCTCCTCCCAATCCTTGGCAAAATTGGACCAGAACCCCTAGTCCTTTTGAAGACAGGACAGCTTTTCCTTCCAAACTGGAAAGCACCCCCACCACCAGCCCTTTGCCTGAGCGGAAAGATCATGTCAAAGAGTCTCCTGAAATGACTAGCACTTTCACCCCAGGAATAGCATGGGAATATCATGATTCAAATGCTAACAGAAGTCTCACAAACGTCTTTTCCCATATCCACTGTCGCCCAGATCCTTCCAAAAGCGTTATTTCGATCAGCAAGAGTACAGAGCGGCTTTCTCCGATGATGAGGGATTTAAAAACTAACAAATTTAAGAAGTCACAAAGTATCGATGAGATAGACATTGGTACATACAAAGTGTATAATATACCCTTAGAAAACTATGCATCTGGTAATGATACTGTAGGAACCCACGAGAGGGTGGACAAGCTCCTGGGCCCGGAGCACGGCATGCTGAGCATGTCCCGCAGCCAGTCGGTCCCCATGCTGGACGACGAGCTGCTGACCTACGGCAGCGTCAAGGTGCAGCCGCAGCAGAAGTCGTCCGTCACGAAGAAAGTCTACCAGTTCGACCAAAGCTTCAACCCACAGGGAGCAGTGGAGGTCACAGCGGAGAAGAGGCTACCGCCGCCTTTCCAGCTCAACCCCGAGTACATTCCCCAGCAGAGTAAAAACCTGCCCCAGGATCTGGTCAGCCCGAGGGCTTACCGCGGCTACCCCCCCGTGGAGCACATGTTCTCCTTCTCCCAGCCATCGGTGAACGAGGAGGCGGTCGGTGCCCCCTTTGCGAGCCAGGGGTCTCGGCCGGGGTTCCTGAGGAGAGCGGATTCGTTGGCCAGTTCCACCGAGATGTCCATGTTCAGGAGAGTCAGTGAGCCCCACGAGCTGCCCCCGAGCGACAGGTATGGCAGGCCTCCGTACCGAGGAGCTGTGGAGCGCCAGAGCAGCATCTCGGTCTCTGAGTCTCAGTTCCTCAAGAGGAACGGCAGGTACGAAGACGAGCATCCTTCCTACCAAGAAGTGAAAGCCCAGACTGGAAGCTTTCCAGTTAAAAACCTTACACAAAGGAGGCCGTTGTCTGCAAGAAGCTACAGTACAGAGAGTTACGGCACATCCCAAACCAGGCCGGTTTCAGCGAGGCCTACAatggcagctctgctggaaaagaTACCGTCAGACTATAACTTGGGTAACTATGGCGACAAGCCTTCCGATAACAGTGATATAAAGACAAGGCCTACCCCTGTGAAGGGAAATGAGAGCTGTGCTAAAATGCCCGCTGACTGGAGACAACAGCTACTTAGACATATAGAAGCTAGAAGGTTAGACAGGGTATGTTTGGCATTTCTCTGCAATTAATGCCTTTAGTTGTGTGTTTCGGTATGTCAAACTATTTGCACGTACAGTGGTAACCACCAGAATTCCCAGTAATGAAATTCTTGCATTGGTGTCAGAGGAACCGACCCGCaaaggggtctgggggggctCAAAAGCAGCTGGAGTGAGGGGTTCCCGGGTAAATGAGAGTGATAAAGAGTCTCTGCACGAATAACGCACCATGGTGCACTTCACTAATGTAGTAACTGCTGCAGCActgtctgaaataataaaaaacataaaaatctctCCTTATCAACAGATGTGAACGTGCTGCTGAAGTCCACCACTTCAGTAATGATTTGAGAGCATTAAAAGATGCTGGATACATCTTTGCAGTAGAAAGgcaacaaagaaaaacatcacaGATAAAgagtaaaataatgtattttagcTTTCATATCACTGTTAGTTGAGAGGATTTAAAGGTATCTTTTAACTCTGAAAAATATCACTGAATATACACTGCCACTGTTTTTAACAAGGAATATGATTATTACTCCTTTTAGCTGTAGGAAGTTATGCTTACTTGCCTTCTATACAAAACAGTACAAGTACTATAGTGCATGATTTCAATCATGATCTTGACTAATGACCTACTTCATGAATCGAATTTACTTCATAATCTGAAGTGGTTGTGAAAAATTACTGTCATGAAATGCATAAGTTAGTTTCAAAATGTGTCCATATACCTATTTTACGCTAGATACTCGTGAGTTTGGTGTTAATATATTCAATACCTTCCAGTTGCTCGGATGTGACGCATATTAAAATATCATTAAGGATCAAATGGGTAAACTTTAAAAACTGGCTTGAAGGCTGAAGCTTTTTCCTTACTTCAGCTATTTTCCTTGTGTTGTGTTAAACTGATTGGAAAATACCTAATACCTAGGCAAAATAGTGCACCCCAAGTAGAGACGTTTCTGGTGGAAATAAATACTTCCCAGATGttgtttgtttaagaaatatCTTTACACTTAGTTTACAAGGTATATTTGCTTAAGAAATACTTAAACTCATGGAAAGCTGACACTGGTGATTTTATCTAGTTAAATTGAGTTCATAGTAATCCCTGCAGGTGCCAGCGAGCTAGTTTCAAGTTGTTTGCAACTTACCATAAGCAAAGCTCTAAGAAGCTGGGCTGTCTGGGGGAGATTTTGCTGATGAGAACGCCTGGGCGCTGCAGCGCAGCACCTGCGCCATGAGAAGACGCTGCCTGTCTGCCCACGGCCGGTGAGATGCCGGTCAGTGCAGGACCTGTGTACCTGCTGTGCTGGGCCCAGCCACAGCTTGTCCCTCGTGGGCAGCTGCTAGCCAGGGAGCGGTCACAAAGGTCGTAAGATGGTGCAGAGCCTTCTTCtatagggttttttcctctgcctttgatGCTCTTTTACACTAGGTACACATTTTCTGGCCCGTCCGTGGTTGCGCAGACGTACCAAAATTTGGCcatatttgcaaaataaagacTTGTACCATGTTATAGACTGCAATTTTCAAACTACAGATAACAACATATTTCATCTGCTGTCAGCGTTGAAGTCTTTTATGGTATCCATTTTATGTATAACTAGCAATGTATTTGCTTCCGTGTGACCCAGTGCATGCATCAAGAAGCTATTATTTCTCGGTACTGTTTGTTTGCTTAAACTAAAACTTTGTGAAATTAACCATATATGTGTGATACTTAATTCAATGAGCATGTGTGTTCATATCCTGTCACGTGGTTGTTTCCTCTACTCAGACCGCTGcttacaaacacaacacagttAGCCTTGGCATGCTGCACTCTGGAGGTTTTTCAGCAATGCATGCCGGCAGAAGCATGACTTTAAACTTGCAGACTAAATCTAAATTTGAAAACCAAATGCTTCAAGAGCTACCTCTACCGAAAGTAAGTATGGGATAGCCAGCATATACcagcattacaaaataaattaataatactCCTTGCTTTTTCCCGGTTTAGCTTTTGCCTATTATTCATGCTTATACGATACACAATCCAAAAAGCAAAGATGATAGAAATACAATTTTCCTACTCAATAATCTTGCTTTTTGGATTAAGTAGCTCACATGGCTGTCATTACTGCTTTCTGCTCTCGTGTTACAGACTGATGTGATCATTTTCTCAATGACTTAATCTGTGCGCAGAAATGGAgaatgtgttttggtttgtgaCTGATCTTAGAAAAATTAAGGTAGAAATGTTTGATATGCATTTAAATAGGCTCCAAGAGACAGGGACTTTAATATTGGAACATTAATTGGGTATGCTGTAATAGTTGATGAGTTTTGAGTACATGCCTACCACACCTAAActtattttaaacttttgttgAGTGATGcctgtagaaagaaaataattttctcagtttttactgtttattttacagCTATTAACGATATATTGTTGATAAGTACatacatacaaaattatatacaaACAAATGTTTGATGGGAAAAGCACATATGACAAGCCAGGGAGGGACATTGCTGAAGTATTTTCAGAGTATCAGAGAGGCGATGCTGAGACCTTACTCTGCGTCACGTATGGCCACACCAGAGTCACAGCAGCAGCCAGTTGCAGATACTTGAAAGTGGTCGCACTGGTGGGATTGTGTGTAATGACAGGGGGCTACTGCAGTGCTAGAAGTGACAAGCATCGTTAAGTGTCTTACTGCATTAGCATCGGTAGCTGTTGGTACAAATTAGCAACATCTCTGTGAGTAATTAAAGGGTAACAGAGCACAGATCCAGGCGCTGAAATGTGATCATCTGCACTGTTAATTGCTGGACTGGCCTCAGGCATGGTTTGGCCCAGGCCAGCTGGCACCCTCCTGGGCAATCCCTGGCCAGGGCTCCGGCGTCAGCACTGGCCAGAAATTCCCAAAGGAGGGTTCCAATGACCGATTTAAGAGTTTAGATCCAAGCCTGTTTAGAAGAATAAGATAATTTAATGGCAGCAACATGACCAGATTGTGCTGGTTGGCCAGAGGACAGGTCTTAGCACTGCTTAGCTTACAAATACAGGCATATGCATCATACGCTGGATTTCCAAGCAAAGCTGTGATAGGTTAACagtgcgcacgcacacacacacacacagaggtcaTTGTCAGGTTTCTCCTGCTGTAACTTACTTTCCATACACTGTTAACTTCATTTACACCCTCCATTCAGCTGTCCCTGGATTTAAACAAGTCCTAATGTTAGTGTGTGCTTCTCTGTTGTTCAGCTGATGACATCTAGGTCAAATCTTAAACgtagatgtgtgtgtgtttggacaCAGACAGCTTTCCAGTGTTGGtcatactgtttttttctttcaaagaatttGTTTGTCTACTTGGGTATGTACTAATTCTTGTCACAAGTCCTTGAAAGAAGTCCATTTGACATCAGCTCCAAATAATGGTACTATTTTTCTACACACCTTTAGGAATAAGGTATTATATATCACTTTAAGAATTTTAGGCTGTAGATAATACAGATACTAATACGTGGATGTCTGAGGAAATTCGTGAAACTGTTTAGAATGACATGTTTTGGGGTGTGGTCTTACGTGAATTATTCTGCTTTATATTTCACCAGCATTTCATTGCTACATACCCATATAAAATGTGATGCTGAACTGCATGAAGGGGGTGTATTCTCTTACTGTACTGTTTGGAAAGCAGTGAGAAATTATTGTTGAACAAATAATATGAATGTTTagtattgtttaattttattccttcaCATGTTCTAAGAATTTGCATTTCTTAATGAACCCAGGCCACAGCAGCTTAATATtgacctcttcttcctcctttctcgtGGCCTAGATTCAAGAGAGTAATGAGTGAGGTCTAATTGTCCAGTGGAAGATCAGGAAATCAAGTATAGCAATTACTTATTTTGAGAAAGTTTATTACATCGATTCTATTCCATGTATAAAATGTTTGaactgttgcttttcattttttaccGAGACTTAATAGATATGTAGGTTGTTTGCAGTCTGTCCGAGCTCTGTAAATGAATGGTATTGCAAGTAGACAAATtcattttactgcagaaaatgaaaagaaaaacctgttaTCACAGAATTTTCCTGTTTattgagaaagcagaaagcaccctctatattttttctttttccattttgggTGCGAACTCACCTCTGCAGATTAGTCACTTGCTTATAAAAATGGCCCAGCGTTGTCTGCAGAGACAAAAGGAACACTTTTCAGAAGAATGCTTTCAATTTTTGGCATCCATCTCacagttcttttaaaagtttATGGTTTGGTGCACTTCATTCTCAGAAGCGTGCAGTACTGCCTCCCTTTAGGAACAGTCAGCATATTCACATGTGTCACAtaggaggaaaaacagaagttccCTTAGGAAGCTGCCTCATTAATCCCCTCTGTCTCCGCAAGGTGAGGCCACCTAGCATGTTTTATAAAGTCATCTCACAGGGAGGTGAGCAGATTTCCAGCACAGCCTTGGGCACCTCGGTCTGTGGGTGACTCTGGAAGGGGTGACTCACATCACAAAGATGATggcctttctttttcattgttttttactACTCCTCAGAGCAGGAAGTTTTGCGATTGtactttttcattttagaagCTGTTTACTGCCCTGGTCTCAGATGATGTACCCCCCCGTTTGGATGAGGGTTATGTGGGGACATGCAGCAAACAGGGCAGAATGGCCGATTCCTGAGTTTACACAGGCACAAGGAGCCCTACCTGGGCCCCAGCTGGGACCCAAATTCTGACCTGCGGACAAACAGGGCTCGGCATGTCCTGGGCTGGGGAGCCTCGGGCAGGGGCTAACCCCTGGCAGCCTTTTCAGGCAGGCTGCTCACAGTCCTGGACGCCCGTCCGGACACAAAGGTTCACCTGCGTGTGAGGGCCTTAGAGCCATATCATCGGGTTCGTGCACGTCCGTACACCAGTGTGCAGCTCTGGGCCCAAATTTGCCAACGTTCGAGAGTGGTGTGCTGTCTGAGAGAGCAGCAGTACTGCTGCGTGAGGCACTGGGACCAGTGTCTGTTGAGCTGTGAGGGGTAACCTATGGAGAAAGTCCTGAGGTTGgtctcatttttccatttttcatctgTGTAAAGAAAGCTCCACGGGGAGGTCTTGTGGTTTCAACAGGGGAaatgtttttctggtggtttttaaTATAAGGAAAATCACATCTTTCCTGATTTTTCCGGAAGACTTCTTGAATTATGAGAGCATTACAATGaaagttttctttgattttaaataattaaggTTGAATTTTTTTACTTAACCTCTGAGGAGTACGATTTAAATTGCAATTTACTtctatttgcttttaaaggatttttaagcttgcataaaaaaaagttcttaattGACCAGTTACCAGCTTTAATATTTCAAAGCAACAGTTTCATTTGTTCTTCAGTCGTCTAAAGAAGTGTTTCATGATTGTTTTAAATCTAAGCTGAAGAAGAAACTGCTTGAATGACAGAGGGGAagaatggactttttttttttctttgcagattacCATTAATCagaactgaataagcagttaacTGAATAAGCACTACATAATGCTAAGTGCTGTCAGTGGTAGTACAATGTTGGCATTTTGGAAAGTCTGACACAAAAAGCCATACCCACATTAGCAAAATTTCCAACTATGGTAAAGGAATACAGAAACAGATAACAGAAAATCAGGATGGGATAGAAAAAGTACACATGTcctcaaaagcactgaaaacaggAGTAAAATAACCAGGGGGAAAAGTGACAAAGAAGAAACAGGtataaaaggagagaaaagtgaaaaataataacaaaagtaTCATCAAGCTCATTTAGGAAACTTTAAATGTGTGTTATGTCCATTCATATGCAGGAAAGCATTTAATTGCTGGTTAATATTGTACATATGATAGCCTGTTAACTTAGAACAAAACCAGCCACAGCCGAGAGAGAGGTCTGTGAGAAGCACACCACACACAGTGATGCACAGAGCATAGCGTGAGGCAAGAGTAGTCACAAGGACAATATTGCCATTAAggaatattttctgaagaaaatataagCATATAATTTATCTTGGTGGCAAATACTTAATAGAAAAGTTTTTGATGCTTGAATGACCAGTAAGAAAGTTTTAACTCAAATGATTAATGACAGACTGCACGTTTAAGTATGGAACTTTGCCAAAATTTGTTTCTCCGAAAAGAATGAGTtatgttaaattaattttctcttttctctcatcATTCATTATTCTCATTATTTCTCTTATATATCTTTCAAGATCTGCTGCTTGCAGGGAGTCCCACAGCAATATGATTACACATTAATGAAATACCATAGAAATTTAAAAGGATTTCCATTTTAGCAGTAGTGTGTTGCAGTTTAACTGGGTTGattactgaaataaatatgaagaGAGAATTTTCTGTCATGGTGTGACAGTGACTAAAGGCTGCCCTACCGTTTCTGCAACAGACCCCGTCGCAGCAGAGCAGCATCCTGGACAACGGGCAGGACGAGATGTCTGTGAGCAGCCAGTGGAACCCCTACCCGCTGGGGCGGCGGGACGTGCCGCCGGACACCGTCACAAAGAAGGTAAGCAGCACGAGCAAAGCTGCTGACATAGCTGTGGTTGTCGTCTTTTCCCAGCGAATCACTGGAAGGAGGAGAACAGGTTAATGAGGACAGGTTTGGGAAACACGTGTTTTTGTTTCAAAGCTTAAAGCAATAATCATTATGAACTAAGGATGGTGTTTTTATGCCTGCTACCCGTTGTTTATTTATGCAGATGCTAGTAGTTACATCTATAGCGTGTGAATTGGGCACAGTGGGCTTGGCAGGTGTATTCCTGTGTGTATCAGCCAGCCATCAGCTCCCTCTTACCCTGAAAAGTCTTCAttcaaatgtttcatttcaattacATTCTTCAGTTCAccacaaaaaataaatgtgttgagATGGAGGCCAGCCCAGTGTCTGGACAGTCACAGGCATTTTGGCAGAGACATCTTAGGCACGCTTCATTTGCTGATAAACTCGCTAGAAAGTGAGTACTAATTTCTAGTACCTTGAGGCGGTAGATATTAAATTCCAGTGCTTGGACCTGGCCTGTTTCTATGAAAACACTGGTGGCTCTCTCCCGGCCCCAGCTTGGCTCTGCTCATCGACTGAGAAATTGCCACTTTTATATGCTCTAATCATAAAGCTGGAGAATAGAGGATCTTGACGGACCAAACTGTGTTTGCAATCAGCTTTAGAAGGTGGAGCCACACATTTAAGCAGTGATAATTACATTGATTGTTATCTATATGGAGATCAGTCCTGCTCATTCCTGAAGTAAAGTCTTACGCATGAATAGAACTGGTGTGAAAGTCATAATGTGCACACTAATAACTTCTGTAGCATAATTAACTGTCAGCTCTGATGAGGCAAATATCTCCCTACCGGCTTCACATCTTTTTATCCAAGACAGTTTCAGAAGCAATAGCCCTTGCCTTCATACAAAAGTAGAGACAAGAGATACACATGTAGAAGAGGATTGCTTGAAGATGGGAAATGAAAACCACTGCACCTAGAGCAGCCCAGCGactccttcccaggcacaggagggtgaggaggagagggTGCCCTGACATTGTTTCATGGAGTTGGCTCTGACAGCCAAGTTATTTGAAGGCTTTCTTTATCCTCTGATATGCAAGAAACTAGGATAAGACATTTAAGAGGAGTCACTGCTTATCTTCACTGGCATATTGGGATAAAACCTGCGTTTATCCATTCACACAATCTAACACAGTCTATGTCTTGCATTTGTGCATCATCAGTGTCACTGTAATAAGAAACTACAGattctgttttgttctgaataTTTCAGTATCTCGCTGCTCAGATGTGGTAAGTACAAACGTTGCATAACCGTACTGAAATCTGCTCAACTCAGTGGAGCAATCCATTGTTACATCTGTTGTCAGCTACTTTAATTATACTGTAAATATTGGACACTGAGCTGAAAATAATTAACTTTTGTGGTGGATGTTAAATAAAGTAAAGAATACAAATGAAATTGGGGAAGCAGTCTGCataatagagatttttttctgctgaataaaTAATTCACATTTCCAAGAAAGGCATCTTATCCACCTCCAGCAAGAGCCACAG contains:
- the LRRC7 gene encoding leucine-rich repeat-containing protein 7 isoform X4, whose product is MDARSRLHLCCLEMTTKRKIIGRLVPCRCFRGEEEIVSVLDYSHCGLQQVPKEVFNFERTLEELYLDANQIEELPKQLFNCQALRKLSIPDNDLSSLPTTIASLVNLKELDISKNGIQDFPENIKCCKCLTIIEASVNPVSKLPDGFTQLLNLTQLYLNDAFLEFLPANFGRLVKLRILELRENHLKTLPKSMHKLTQLERLDLGNNEFSELPEVLEQIQNLKELWMDNNSLQILPGSIGKLKQLVYLDVSKNRIETVDLDISGCEGLEDLLLSSNMLQQLPDSIGLLKRLTTLKVDDNQLTILPNAIGNLSLLEEFDCSCNELESLPSTIGYLHNLRTLAVDENFLPELPREIGSCKNVTVMSLRSNKLEFLPDEIGQMQKLRVLNLSDNRLKNLPFTFTKLKELAALWLSDNQSKALIPLQTEAHPETKQRVLTNYMFPQQPRSDEDFQSDSDSFNPTLWEEQRQQRMTVAFEFEEKKEEEENAGKVKVEINLKRYPTPYPEDLKNMVKSVQNLVGKTSHGVRPENSTPTANSEQTVKEKYEHKWPMAPKEISVEDAFGHPASEMRIGELRPSMPETPLYPPKLVLLGKEKKESTDESEADKIHCLNNSVSSGTYSDYSPSQASSGSSNAHVKMGSLQTTAKEAVNNSLWGNRLAQSFPQPLETKPLLSQRESAPVGNLPQRTDRRPLSETFADSWNDSSHYDNTGFVAEESTVENPSANPLLSTKSRSTSAHGRRPLIRQDRIVGIPLELEQPTLRNTHESEVPPPNPWQNWTRTPSPFEDRTAFPSKLESTPTTSPLPERKDHVKESPEMTSTFTPGIAWEYHDSNANRSLTNVFSHIHCRPDPSKSVISISKSTERLSPMMRDLKTNKFKKSQSIDEIDIGTYKVYNIPLENYASGNDTVGTHERVDKLLGPEHGMLSMSRSQSVPMLDDELLTYGSVKVQPQQKSSVTKKVYQFDQSFNPQGAVEVTAEKRLPPPFQLNPEYIPQQSKNLPQDLVSPRAYRGYPPVEHMFSFSQPSVNEEAVGAPFASQGSRPGFLRRADSLASSTEMSMFRRVSEPHELPPSDRYGRPPYRGAVERQSSISVSESQFLKRNGRYEDEHPSYQEVKAQTGSFPVKNLTQRRPLSARSYSTESYGTSQTRPVSARPTMAALLEKIPSDYNLGNYGDKPSDNSDIKTRPTPVKGNESCAKMPADWRQQLLRHIEARRLDRTAAYKHNTVSLGMLHSGGFSAMHAGRSMTLNLQTKSKFENQMLQELPLPKTPSQQSSILDNGQDEMSVSSQWNPYPLGRRDVPPDTVTKKAGSHIQTLMGSQSLQHRSREQQYEGNMNKVTIQQFQPPLPIQIPSSQSSRAPQTGRCLIQTKGQRSTDAYQEQFCVRIEKNPGLGFSISGGISGQGNPFKPSDKGSA